From one Neofelis nebulosa isolate mNeoNeb1 chromosome 4, mNeoNeb1.pri, whole genome shotgun sequence genomic stretch:
- the WDR6 gene encoding WD repeat-containing protein 6 isoform X2: MMKRVQNLLGHYLIHGFRVRPEPNGDLDSEAMVAVFGSKGLRVVKVSWGQGRFRELWRSGLWNMSDWIWDARWLEGNIALALGHNSVVLYDPVVGCMLQEVPCTDRCTLSSACLIGDTWKELTIVAGAVSNQLLVWYPAAALIDNKPVAPDRRVSGHVGVIFSMSYLESKGLLATASEDRSVRIWKVGDLRVPGGRVQNIGHCFGHSARVWQVKLLENYLISAGEDCVCLVWSHEGEILQAFRGHQGRGIRALAAHERQAWVVTGGDDSGIRLWHLVGRGYPGSGVSALCFKSRSRPGTLKAVTLAGSWRLLAVTDTGVLYLYDFEVKCWEQLLEDKRFQSYCLLEAAPGPEGFGLCAMANGEGHVKVVPINTPTAAVDLTLFCGKVHSLSWALRGYEELLLLASGPGGVVACLEISAAPSGKAIFVKERCRYLLPPSKQRWHTCSAFLPPGDFLVCGDRRGSVLLFPSRPALLKDLGIGGKAGGVTGALEAGSGSGGDETEWGPVSTLPSLHGKQGVTSVTCHGGYVYTTGRDGAYYQLFVRGGQLQPVLRQKSCRGMNWVAGLRMMADGSMVILGFHANEFVVWSPRSHEKLHIVNCGGGHRSWAFSDTEAAMAFAYLKDGDVMLYRALGGCTRPHVILRESLHGREITCVKRVGTITLGPEFEMPSFMQPDYLEPGSEGPGLTDIVITCSEDTTVCVLALPTATGSAHALTAVCNHISSVRALAVWGIGTPGGPQDPRPGLTAHVVSAGGRAEMHCFSIMVTPDPSTPSRLACHVMHLSSHRLDEYWDRQRNRHRMIKVDPETRYMSLAICELDRPGLGPLVAAACSDGAVRLFLLQDSGRRLQLLAETFHHKRCVLKVHSFTHEAPNQRRRLFLCSAATDGSLAFWDLTTVLDHGSTALEPPTDPGLPYRLGTPCLTLQAHSCGVNSLHTLPTREGHLVASGSEDGSLHVFVLAVVAPELEEAAGGAELVPQLDVLEEYSVPCAHAAHVTGLKILSPSLMVSASIDQRLTFWRLGHGEPTFMNSTVYHVPDVADMDCWPVSPEFGHRCALGGQGLEVYNWYD; this comes from the exons ATGATGAAGCgcgtgcagaacctgcttggccACTATCTTATCCATGGGTTCCGGGTGCGACCAGAACCAAACGGAGACCTTGACTCGGAGGCTATGGTGGCTGTGTTTGGGAGCAAGGGACTCCGAGTTGTGAAAGTTAGCTGGGGACAGGGCCGCTTCCGGGAGCTCTGGCGCTCTGGCCTATGGAACATGTCTGACTGGATCTGGGATGCACGTTGGCTTGAGGGGAACATAGCCTTGGCCCTGGGCCATAACTCAGTAGTGCTATACGACCCTGTGGTAGGGTGCATGCTGCAGGAGGTGCCCTGCACAGACAGGTGCACCCTCTCCTCAGCCTGTCTGATCGGAGACACCTGGAAGGAGCTGACCATAGTGGCAGGTGCTGTTTCCAATCAGCTCCTTGTCTGGTACCCAGCAGCTGCCTTAATAGATAATAAGCCTGTGGCCCCTGACCGACGGGTCAGTGGGCATGTGGGTGTCATCTTCAGCATGTCGTACCTGGAAAGTAAAGGCTTGTTGGCCACAGCTTCAGAAGACCGAAGTGTCCGCATCTGGAAGGTGGGTGACCTGCGGGTGCCTGGGGGTCGGGTACAGAATATTGGGCACTGCTTTGGGCACAGTGCCCGTGTGTGGCAGGTCAAGCTACTAGAGAATTACCTTATCAGTGCTGGAGAGGACTGTGTCTGCTTGGTATGGAGCCACGAAGGTGAGATCCTCCAGGCCTTTCGGGGCCACCAGGGTCGTGGCATCAGGGCTTTAGCTGCCCATGAGAGGCAGGCCTGGGTGGTTACTGGGGGTGATGACTCAGGCATCCGGCTGTGGCACTTGGTAGGGCGTGGGTACCCAGGTTCGGGGGTCTCAGCTCTCTGTTTCAAGTCCCGTAGCAGGCCAGGTACCCTCAAGGCTGTGACGCTGGCTGGCTCATGGCGACTACTGGCAGTGACTGACACAGGGGTCCTGTACCTCTATGACTTTGAGGTCAAGTGCTGGGAGCAGCTGCTGGAGGATAAACGCTTCCAGTCCTACTGCCTCCTGGAGGCAGCCCCTGGTCCTGAGGGCTTTGGACTGTGTGCCATGGCCAATGGGGAGGGTCATGTCAAGGTTGTCCCCATCAACACTCCAACAGCAGCTGTGGACCTGACCCTGTTCTGTGGGAAGGTGCATAGTCTGAGCTGGGCCTTGCGTGGCTATGAGGAGCTCCTGTTGCTGGCATCGGGCCCTGGTGGTGTGGTGGCTTGCCTGGAAATCTCAGCCGCACCCTCTGGCAAAGCCATCTTTGTAAAGGAACGTTGCCGGTACCTACTGCCTCCAAGCAAGCAGAGATGGCACACATGCAGTGCCTTCTTACCCCCTGGTGACTTCCTGGTGTGCGGGGACCGTCGGGGCTCTGTGTTGCTGTTCCCCTCCAGACCAGCTCTGCTCAAGGATCTTGGGATTGGGGGCAAGGCCGGAGGTGTCACTGGAGCACTTGAAGCAGGTAGTGGCAGTGGTGGGGATGAAACTGAGTGGGGCCCTGTGTCCACCCTCCCTTCTCTGCACGGGAAGCAGGGTGTGACCTCGGTCACCTGCCATGGTGGCTACGTGTATACCACAGGGCGTGATGGCGCCTATTACCAGCTCTTTGTGCGAGGTGGCCAACTCCAGCCAGTCCTAAGGCAGAAGTCCTGTCGAGGCATGAACTGGGTGGCTGGGCTCCGTATGATGGCTGATGGGAGTATGGTCATCCTGGGTTTCCATGCCAATGAGTTTGTAGTGTGGAGTCCCCGATCCCATGAAAAGCTGCACATCGTTAACTGTGGTGGAGGGCACCGCTCCTGGGCCTTCTCTGATACCGAGGCGGCTATGGCCTTTGCCTACCTCAAGGATGGGGATGTCATGCTGTACCGGGCTCTGGGTGGCTGTACTAGGCCACACGTGATCCTCCGGGAGAGCCTGCATGGCCGTGAGATCACTTGTGTAAAGCGTGTGGGCACTATCACTCTGGGACCTGAATTTGAGATGCCCAGCTTCATGCAGCCTGACTACTTGGAGCCCGGCAGCGAGGGGCCTGGCCTGACTGACATTGTGATCACATGCAGCGAGGACACCACTGTCTGTGTCCTGGCGCTCCCCACAGCCACTGGCTCGGCCCATGCACTTACAGCTGTCTGTAATCACATCTCCTCGGTGCGTGCGCTGGCTGTGTGGGGCATTGGTACCCCAGGTGGCCCTCAGGATCCTCGGCCAGGCCTGACTGCTCATGTGGTGTCTGCGGGGGGCCGGGCTGAGATGCACTGCTTCAGCATCATGGTCACCCCAGACCCCAGCACCCCAAGCCGCCTCGCCTGCCATGTCATGCACCTTTCGTCCCACCGGCTAGACGAGTACTGGGACCGGCAGCGCAATCGGCACCGGATGATCAAGGTGGATCCAGAGACCAG GTATATGTCCCTAGCTATCTGTGAGCTCGACAGGCCTGGCCTTGGCCCCCTTGTGGCTGCAGCCTGTAGTGATGGAGCAGTGAG GCTCTTTCTTTTGCAGGACTCTGGGCGGCGGCTGCAGCTCCTGGCTGAAACCTTCCACCACAAGCGGTGTGTCCTTAAGGTCCATTCCTTTACACATGAGGCACCCAACCAGCGGCG gAGGCTGTTCCTGTGCAGTGCAGCTACTGATGGCAGCTTGGCCTTCTGGGATCTCACTACTGTGCTAGACCATGGTTCCACTGCCCTGGAGCCTCCAACGGACCCCGGGCTTCCCTACC GACTGGGCACCCCCTGCCTGACCCTCCAGGCTCATAGCTGTGGTGTCAACAGCCTGCACACCTTGCCCACACGTGAGGGCCACCTTGTGGCCAGTGGCAGTGAGGATGGCTCCCTCCATGTCTTTGTGCTGGCTGTGGTGGCACCAGAGCTGGAAGAGGCCGCTGGGGGTGCTGAGCTGGTGCCCCAGTTGGATGTGCTGGAGGA
- the WDR6 gene encoding WD repeat-containing protein 6 isoform X1: protein MDAHEDYVWPRATSELILLPVTGLECVGDRLLAGEGPDVLVYSLDFGGHLRMMKRVQNLLGHYLIHGFRVRPEPNGDLDSEAMVAVFGSKGLRVVKVSWGQGRFRELWRSGLWNMSDWIWDARWLEGNIALALGHNSVVLYDPVVGCMLQEVPCTDRCTLSSACLIGDTWKELTIVAGAVSNQLLVWYPAAALIDNKPVAPDRRVSGHVGVIFSMSYLESKGLLATASEDRSVRIWKVGDLRVPGGRVQNIGHCFGHSARVWQVKLLENYLISAGEDCVCLVWSHEGEILQAFRGHQGRGIRALAAHERQAWVVTGGDDSGIRLWHLVGRGYPGSGVSALCFKSRSRPGTLKAVTLAGSWRLLAVTDTGVLYLYDFEVKCWEQLLEDKRFQSYCLLEAAPGPEGFGLCAMANGEGHVKVVPINTPTAAVDLTLFCGKVHSLSWALRGYEELLLLASGPGGVVACLEISAAPSGKAIFVKERCRYLLPPSKQRWHTCSAFLPPGDFLVCGDRRGSVLLFPSRPALLKDLGIGGKAGGVTGALEAGSGSGGDETEWGPVSTLPSLHGKQGVTSVTCHGGYVYTTGRDGAYYQLFVRGGQLQPVLRQKSCRGMNWVAGLRMMADGSMVILGFHANEFVVWSPRSHEKLHIVNCGGGHRSWAFSDTEAAMAFAYLKDGDVMLYRALGGCTRPHVILRESLHGREITCVKRVGTITLGPEFEMPSFMQPDYLEPGSEGPGLTDIVITCSEDTTVCVLALPTATGSAHALTAVCNHISSVRALAVWGIGTPGGPQDPRPGLTAHVVSAGGRAEMHCFSIMVTPDPSTPSRLACHVMHLSSHRLDEYWDRQRNRHRMIKVDPETRYMSLAICELDRPGLGPLVAAACSDGAVRLFLLQDSGRRLQLLAETFHHKRCVLKVHSFTHEAPNQRRRLFLCSAATDGSLAFWDLTTVLDHGSTALEPPTDPGLPYRLGTPCLTLQAHSCGVNSLHTLPTREGHLVASGSEDGSLHVFVLAVVAPELEEAAGGAELVPQLDVLEEYSVPCAHAAHVTGLKILSPSLMVSASIDQRLTFWRLGHGEPTFMNSTVYHVPDVADMDCWPVSPEFGHRCALGGQGLEVYNWYD from the exons ATGGACGCTCACGAGGACTACGTTTGGCCGCGGGCAACCTCCGAGCTCATACTCCTCCCGGTCACGGGTCTGGAGTGCGTGGGGGATCGGCTGTTGGCGGGTGAG GGGCCAGATGTCCTGGTGTACAGCCTCGATTTTGGTGGCCATCTGCGGATGATGAAGCgcgtgcagaacctgcttggccACTATCTTATCCATGGGTTCCGGGTGCGACCAGAACCAAACGGAGACCTTGACTCGGAGGCTATGGTGGCTGTGTTTGGGAGCAAGGGACTCCGAGTTGTGAAAGTTAGCTGGGGACAGGGCCGCTTCCGGGAGCTCTGGCGCTCTGGCCTATGGAACATGTCTGACTGGATCTGGGATGCACGTTGGCTTGAGGGGAACATAGCCTTGGCCCTGGGCCATAACTCAGTAGTGCTATACGACCCTGTGGTAGGGTGCATGCTGCAGGAGGTGCCCTGCACAGACAGGTGCACCCTCTCCTCAGCCTGTCTGATCGGAGACACCTGGAAGGAGCTGACCATAGTGGCAGGTGCTGTTTCCAATCAGCTCCTTGTCTGGTACCCAGCAGCTGCCTTAATAGATAATAAGCCTGTGGCCCCTGACCGACGGGTCAGTGGGCATGTGGGTGTCATCTTCAGCATGTCGTACCTGGAAAGTAAAGGCTTGTTGGCCACAGCTTCAGAAGACCGAAGTGTCCGCATCTGGAAGGTGGGTGACCTGCGGGTGCCTGGGGGTCGGGTACAGAATATTGGGCACTGCTTTGGGCACAGTGCCCGTGTGTGGCAGGTCAAGCTACTAGAGAATTACCTTATCAGTGCTGGAGAGGACTGTGTCTGCTTGGTATGGAGCCACGAAGGTGAGATCCTCCAGGCCTTTCGGGGCCACCAGGGTCGTGGCATCAGGGCTTTAGCTGCCCATGAGAGGCAGGCCTGGGTGGTTACTGGGGGTGATGACTCAGGCATCCGGCTGTGGCACTTGGTAGGGCGTGGGTACCCAGGTTCGGGGGTCTCAGCTCTCTGTTTCAAGTCCCGTAGCAGGCCAGGTACCCTCAAGGCTGTGACGCTGGCTGGCTCATGGCGACTACTGGCAGTGACTGACACAGGGGTCCTGTACCTCTATGACTTTGAGGTCAAGTGCTGGGAGCAGCTGCTGGAGGATAAACGCTTCCAGTCCTACTGCCTCCTGGAGGCAGCCCCTGGTCCTGAGGGCTTTGGACTGTGTGCCATGGCCAATGGGGAGGGTCATGTCAAGGTTGTCCCCATCAACACTCCAACAGCAGCTGTGGACCTGACCCTGTTCTGTGGGAAGGTGCATAGTCTGAGCTGGGCCTTGCGTGGCTATGAGGAGCTCCTGTTGCTGGCATCGGGCCCTGGTGGTGTGGTGGCTTGCCTGGAAATCTCAGCCGCACCCTCTGGCAAAGCCATCTTTGTAAAGGAACGTTGCCGGTACCTACTGCCTCCAAGCAAGCAGAGATGGCACACATGCAGTGCCTTCTTACCCCCTGGTGACTTCCTGGTGTGCGGGGACCGTCGGGGCTCTGTGTTGCTGTTCCCCTCCAGACCAGCTCTGCTCAAGGATCTTGGGATTGGGGGCAAGGCCGGAGGTGTCACTGGAGCACTTGAAGCAGGTAGTGGCAGTGGTGGGGATGAAACTGAGTGGGGCCCTGTGTCCACCCTCCCTTCTCTGCACGGGAAGCAGGGTGTGACCTCGGTCACCTGCCATGGTGGCTACGTGTATACCACAGGGCGTGATGGCGCCTATTACCAGCTCTTTGTGCGAGGTGGCCAACTCCAGCCAGTCCTAAGGCAGAAGTCCTGTCGAGGCATGAACTGGGTGGCTGGGCTCCGTATGATGGCTGATGGGAGTATGGTCATCCTGGGTTTCCATGCCAATGAGTTTGTAGTGTGGAGTCCCCGATCCCATGAAAAGCTGCACATCGTTAACTGTGGTGGAGGGCACCGCTCCTGGGCCTTCTCTGATACCGAGGCGGCTATGGCCTTTGCCTACCTCAAGGATGGGGATGTCATGCTGTACCGGGCTCTGGGTGGCTGTACTAGGCCACACGTGATCCTCCGGGAGAGCCTGCATGGCCGTGAGATCACTTGTGTAAAGCGTGTGGGCACTATCACTCTGGGACCTGAATTTGAGATGCCCAGCTTCATGCAGCCTGACTACTTGGAGCCCGGCAGCGAGGGGCCTGGCCTGACTGACATTGTGATCACATGCAGCGAGGACACCACTGTCTGTGTCCTGGCGCTCCCCACAGCCACTGGCTCGGCCCATGCACTTACAGCTGTCTGTAATCACATCTCCTCGGTGCGTGCGCTGGCTGTGTGGGGCATTGGTACCCCAGGTGGCCCTCAGGATCCTCGGCCAGGCCTGACTGCTCATGTGGTGTCTGCGGGGGGCCGGGCTGAGATGCACTGCTTCAGCATCATGGTCACCCCAGACCCCAGCACCCCAAGCCGCCTCGCCTGCCATGTCATGCACCTTTCGTCCCACCGGCTAGACGAGTACTGGGACCGGCAGCGCAATCGGCACCGGATGATCAAGGTGGATCCAGAGACCAG GTATATGTCCCTAGCTATCTGTGAGCTCGACAGGCCTGGCCTTGGCCCCCTTGTGGCTGCAGCCTGTAGTGATGGAGCAGTGAG GCTCTTTCTTTTGCAGGACTCTGGGCGGCGGCTGCAGCTCCTGGCTGAAACCTTCCACCACAAGCGGTGTGTCCTTAAGGTCCATTCCTTTACACATGAGGCACCCAACCAGCGGCG gAGGCTGTTCCTGTGCAGTGCAGCTACTGATGGCAGCTTGGCCTTCTGGGATCTCACTACTGTGCTAGACCATGGTTCCACTGCCCTGGAGCCTCCAACGGACCCCGGGCTTCCCTACC GACTGGGCACCCCCTGCCTGACCCTCCAGGCTCATAGCTGTGGTGTCAACAGCCTGCACACCTTGCCCACACGTGAGGGCCACCTTGTGGCCAGTGGCAGTGAGGATGGCTCCCTCCATGTCTTTGTGCTGGCTGTGGTGGCACCAGAGCTGGAAGAGGCCGCTGGGGGTGCTGAGCTGGTGCCCCAGTTGGATGTGCTGGAGGA